One Microbacterium keratanolyticum DNA window includes the following coding sequences:
- a CDS encoding response regulator transcription factor yields the protein MSCIALIDDHESVRLGLAAALESAGFTVVFSGAGVGEYLAARRRTVPTPADVVLLDLTLGDGTTVTENVTRLVVDGSSVVIHSVADRPAAVREALAAGAAGVISKSSPLDDVLAAVKTVARGEALNNVEWASAVEGDRAFADAQLSGREREVLRLYATGLPLKVVAERLGVAYSTAKENITRIRVKYVDVGRPAPTKVDLLRRAMEDGILTAPKDSVSLDTVPLDVVADAADAAPSAGN from the coding sequence ATGAGCTGCATCGCCCTGATCGACGATCACGAATCCGTGCGCCTCGGCCTCGCCGCGGCGCTGGAGAGTGCAGGCTTCACCGTGGTCTTCTCGGGCGCCGGTGTGGGTGAGTATCTGGCTGCGCGTCGGCGCACGGTGCCGACGCCCGCCGATGTCGTGCTGCTCGACCTGACGCTCGGTGACGGCACGACCGTGACGGAGAACGTGACCCGTCTTGTCGTCGACGGTTCGAGCGTCGTGATCCACAGCGTCGCGGACCGCCCAGCGGCCGTGCGCGAGGCGCTGGCCGCGGGTGCTGCCGGTGTGATCAGCAAGTCGTCGCCGCTGGATGACGTCCTCGCCGCGGTGAAGACCGTGGCTCGCGGCGAGGCTCTGAACAACGTCGAGTGGGCGAGTGCCGTCGAGGGTGACCGCGCGTTCGCGGATGCGCAGCTGTCGGGGCGTGAGCGTGAGGTGCTGCGCCTGTACGCCACGGGTCTTCCTCTCAAGGTCGTCGCGGAGCGTCTCGGCGTGGCCTACTCGACGGCGAAAGAGAACATCACCCGCATTCGGGTGAAGTATGTCGATGTGGGGCGTCCGGCGCCGACCAAGGTCGACCTGCTCCGGCGAGCGATGGAAGACGGCATCCTCACCGCACCCAAGGACTCTGTGTCGCTCGACACCGTGCCGCTCGACGTCGTGGCGGATGCCGCTGACGCTGCGCCCTCCGCGGGGAACTGA
- a CDS encoding biotin--[acetyl-CoA-carboxylase] ligase, whose translation MNLPHTSAAAARLDIAEATGSTNADLLADASDAAAFPHFSVRVTDDQRAGRGRLDREWTAPAGSAVAVSVLLRDLEIAPDQRGWIPLAAGAAMAEAVAAQLPDARVGVKWPNDVLVDGQKICGILAEAAGTGVIVIGAGVNTEMTAEQLPVPTATSFRLRGVTCDVDLLLAGYLARLDAHLTDLAEHGTAIASGLRRAVSARCLTIGQPVTAHLPGGGELRGEAVRLAADGQLVLQTEDGEASVAAGDIVHLRPAS comes from the coding sequence ATGAACCTTCCGCACACCTCGGCCGCAGCCGCCCGTCTCGACATCGCCGAGGCGACGGGATCGACGAACGCGGACCTGCTGGCAGACGCGTCGGATGCTGCGGCGTTCCCGCACTTCTCCGTTCGTGTGACGGATGACCAGCGTGCCGGTCGCGGACGCCTGGATCGAGAGTGGACGGCGCCGGCCGGTAGTGCGGTGGCCGTGTCGGTGCTGCTGCGCGATCTGGAGATCGCGCCGGATCAGCGCGGATGGATTCCGCTGGCCGCCGGCGCGGCGATGGCCGAGGCGGTCGCCGCGCAGCTCCCCGATGCGCGGGTCGGGGTCAAATGGCCCAATGACGTGCTCGTCGACGGACAGAAGATCTGTGGCATTCTCGCGGAGGCGGCGGGCACTGGCGTCATCGTGATCGGCGCGGGGGTGAACACGGAGATGACCGCAGAGCAGCTGCCGGTGCCGACAGCCACCTCCTTCCGTCTGCGCGGGGTGACCTGCGACGTCGATCTCCTGTTGGCGGGGTACCTCGCTCGCCTGGATGCACACCTCACGGATCTTGCGGAGCACGGAACTGCGATCGCGAGCGGGCTGCGTCGTGCTGTCAGCGCTCGCTGCCTCACCATCGGACAGCCGGTCACCGCGCACCTGCCTGGCGGGGGAGAGCTTCGCGGAGAGGCCGTGCGACTCGCTGCGGATGGGCAGCTGGTGCTGCAGACGGAGGACGGCGAGGCATCCGTCGCCGCCGGGGACATCGTGCATCTGCGCCCCGCCTCCTGA
- a CDS encoding ROK family transcriptional regulator translates to MMTDDAALRRGTNQPRMGDFNQSVVLEAIRRAPQGLSRVELAEGTGLSAQAVTNITRRLLEQGLVVEAGRTIRGPGKPRTMLRLDPTRQLAIGVHLDPAVMTFVLLDLAGEVIAQATERTPTGTPRRIIDAIVRAIEELIVRSGVDRTLIVGVGVASPGPLDVTGGTVIDPPKLAGWHRVPLREAISAATGLPLLLEKDTTAAAVAELWRGSDQDVPSFLFVYLGTGIGVGLVRRHEIVRGSSGNAGEVGHIIVDPDGPLCGCGLRGCLGVVCTPQALVERAEHAGVLEDTRLGSDPESVDARFDELCRRAAAGDSAAQRLLDRNAEQLSVAISALTNMLDIDRVVFGGPYWSRLADTYLRVVPQRLQEQSATRAIRRLPVAGTVAGDDVAAIGAACAVLDAVHSPHTSSLYLSSPEA, encoded by the coding sequence ATGATGACGGATGATGCCGCGCTGCGGCGCGGCACGAATCAGCCGCGTATGGGCGACTTCAATCAGTCGGTCGTGCTGGAGGCCATTCGGCGTGCACCGCAGGGGCTGAGCCGTGTGGAGCTCGCCGAAGGCACGGGCCTGTCAGCGCAGGCGGTCACGAACATCACGCGCCGTCTGCTGGAGCAGGGCCTCGTCGTCGAGGCGGGGCGCACGATTCGCGGCCCGGGCAAGCCGCGAACCATGCTGCGCCTCGACCCCACGCGGCAGCTCGCGATCGGCGTGCACCTGGATCCCGCCGTCATGACGTTCGTGCTCTTGGACCTCGCCGGCGAGGTCATCGCCCAGGCGACCGAGCGCACTCCGACGGGAACACCGCGTCGCATCATCGACGCGATCGTGCGCGCGATCGAGGAGCTCATCGTCCGCTCCGGGGTGGATCGGACGCTCATCGTCGGCGTCGGCGTCGCATCCCCCGGGCCGCTCGATGTCACGGGTGGCACCGTGATCGATCCGCCGAAACTCGCCGGCTGGCATCGTGTGCCGCTGCGTGAGGCCATCAGCGCAGCGACCGGCCTGCCGCTGCTGCTGGAGAAGGACACAACCGCAGCGGCCGTGGCTGAGCTCTGGCGCGGCAGCGATCAGGATGTGCCGTCCTTCCTGTTCGTGTATCTCGGCACCGGAATCGGCGTGGGCCTTGTGCGTCGGCACGAGATCGTGCGGGGCTCTTCGGGCAACGCGGGTGAAGTGGGGCACATCATCGTCGATCCGGATGGTCCGCTCTGCGGCTGTGGCCTTCGCGGATGCCTCGGAGTCGTGTGCACTCCGCAGGCGCTTGTCGAACGGGCGGAGCATGCGGGTGTTCTCGAGGACACCCGACTGGGCAGCGACCCGGAGAGCGTGGATGCGCGCTTCGACGAGCTCTGTCGTCGCGCAGCAGCGGGGGATTCCGCTGCGCAGCGGCTGCTGGACCGCAACGCTGAGCAGCTCAGTGTGGCCATCTCTGCGCTCACCAACATGCTCGACATCGACCGGGTCGTCTTCGGCGGGCCGTACTGGTCCCGTCTTGCCGACACCTACCTGCGTGTCGTGCCGCAGCGGCTGCAGGAGCAGAGCGCGACGCGCGCGATCCGTCGCCTTCCTGTGGCGGGGACGGTGGCGGGCGACGATGTCGCGGCGATCGGCGCCGCATGTGCCGTTCTGGACGCCGTGCATTCGCCGCACACGTCGAGTCTGTATCTGAGCAGCCCCGAAGCCTGA
- a CDS encoding sensor histidine kinase: MGSELERFAGRRMDRIIAIVVGVGSLALGVQALLAALGGMQNATFSQYLVIMLVFVPWALMLITCVIGRGMRVAAGVFASTYLIVLLLWPFVAIRAGADPADQPWIFYLVNVAGTATVVAFPLALQVAWVFVGPLLYGAVRLIQGGFQPEFWITTAFDVSFTLILGGVLVALGWMFRSVAAGVDDARGRAVASYADAASAAALEEERVAVAALMHDSVLAALISAERAHSDRERDLAVGMAREALTRLANAEASTLHEGNDTPVQIERIVDDLCSALAEQGVAPVVEQFGTGIVPDRVARAIALAARQAIGNAAEHAQARGLEVIVEGHGDTGLTVKVSDRGDGFDPDEVPADRLGIRGSILARMAAVGGTAAIESGADGTTVTLGWSAR, encoded by the coding sequence GTGGGCAGTGAACTCGAGCGCTTCGCCGGGCGGCGCATGGATCGCATCATCGCGATCGTCGTCGGGGTGGGGTCGCTCGCTCTCGGCGTGCAGGCGCTGCTGGCGGCGCTCGGCGGGATGCAGAACGCCACGTTCTCGCAGTACCTCGTGATCATGTTGGTCTTCGTGCCGTGGGCTCTGATGCTCATCACCTGCGTGATCGGTCGAGGCATGCGCGTGGCTGCGGGAGTCTTCGCTTCGACGTACCTGATCGTCCTGCTCCTCTGGCCTTTCGTGGCGATCCGCGCAGGAGCCGACCCGGCGGATCAGCCGTGGATCTTCTACCTCGTGAACGTCGCCGGAACGGCCACCGTGGTCGCCTTCCCGCTCGCGCTCCAGGTCGCGTGGGTGTTCGTCGGACCTCTGCTGTACGGAGCGGTTCGGCTGATCCAGGGTGGTTTTCAGCCGGAGTTCTGGATCACGACCGCGTTCGATGTGTCGTTCACGCTGATCCTGGGTGGGGTCCTCGTCGCCCTCGGATGGATGTTCCGCTCGGTGGCCGCCGGTGTTGACGATGCGCGCGGACGTGCGGTCGCCTCCTATGCAGATGCGGCCTCCGCCGCGGCGCTCGAAGAAGAGCGCGTCGCGGTGGCGGCGCTCATGCACGACAGTGTGCTCGCGGCGCTGATCTCCGCCGAGCGTGCACACAGCGACCGTGAGCGAGATCTCGCTGTCGGCATGGCCAGGGAGGCGCTGACGCGCCTGGCGAACGCCGAAGCATCCACTCTGCACGAGGGCAACGACACGCCCGTCCAGATCGAACGCATCGTTGATGACCTCTGCAGCGCCCTGGCGGAGCAGGGCGTCGCGCCGGTGGTGGAGCAGTTCGGAACCGGGATCGTGCCCGATCGTGTGGCGCGAGCGATCGCTCTCGCCGCGCGTCAGGCGATCGGCAACGCCGCGGAGCATGCGCAGGCGCGCGGTCTCGAGGTCATCGTCGAAGGCCATGGGGACACCGGGCTGACGGTGAAGGTGAGTGACCGCGGAGACGGCTTCGATCCGGATGAGGTGCCGGCCGACCGCCTGGGCATCCGCGGATCGATCCTGGCGCGTATGGCTGCTGTGGGCGGCACCGCAGCGATCGAGTCCGGGGCGGACGGCACGACGGTGACGCTGGGGTGGTCGGCACGATGA
- a CDS encoding acyl-CoA carboxylase subunit beta codes for MTDQPDLFTTAGKIADLRARYSEAVVDAEAKAKEKQHAKGKMTARERIELLVDNGSFVEFDEYVRHRTTAFGMDKSRPYGDSVVTGVATIHGRPVAVYSQDFSTFGGSLGEVAGEKIIKVMEYALAGGMPCIGILDSGGARIQEGVVALGKYGEIFRLNTRASGVIPQISIIMGPAAGGAVYSPALTDFVIMVDKTSQMFVTGPDVIKTVTGEDVGMEELGGAYTHNTRSGVAHYLAEDEDDALDYARTLLSFLPDNNMAEIPSYDAAFEFETTDADRGLNTIIPDSPNQPYDMHEVIARVVDDGDFLEVQPLFAPNIVIGFGRVEGRSVGIIANQPSQMAGTLNIEAGEKASRFVRFCDAFSIPIVTLVDVPGYLPGTDQEWTGVIRRGAKLLYAYAEATVPLVTVILRKAYGGAYIVMGSKQLGADVNLAWPTAEIAVMGGQGAVNILYRGEIKRAEEAGEDVAAVRTRLANEYTYNVASPFLAAERGELDGIIEPANTRVAIAKALRSLRGKRAELPPKKHGNIPL; via the coding sequence GTGACGGATCAGCCCGACCTCTTTACCACTGCCGGCAAGATCGCCGACCTCCGCGCTCGCTACAGCGAAGCCGTCGTCGACGCAGAAGCGAAGGCGAAGGAGAAGCAACACGCCAAGGGCAAGATGACTGCCCGCGAGCGCATCGAGCTCCTCGTCGACAACGGCAGCTTCGTCGAGTTCGACGAGTACGTGCGCCACCGCACGACCGCCTTCGGCATGGACAAGTCCCGCCCCTATGGCGACTCCGTCGTCACCGGCGTCGCGACGATCCACGGCCGTCCCGTCGCGGTGTACTCGCAGGACTTCTCGACGTTCGGCGGCTCGCTCGGCGAGGTCGCCGGCGAGAAGATCATCAAGGTCATGGAGTACGCCCTCGCAGGCGGCATGCCGTGCATCGGCATCCTGGACTCGGGCGGCGCTCGCATCCAGGAGGGCGTCGTCGCGCTCGGCAAGTACGGCGAGATCTTCCGACTGAACACGCGTGCATCGGGTGTCATCCCGCAGATCTCGATCATCATGGGCCCGGCTGCCGGAGGAGCGGTGTACTCCCCCGCGCTGACCGACTTCGTCATCATGGTCGACAAGACCAGCCAGATGTTCGTGACCGGCCCCGACGTCATCAAGACCGTGACCGGCGAGGACGTCGGCATGGAGGAGCTCGGCGGCGCCTACACGCACAACACCCGCTCGGGCGTCGCGCACTACCTCGCCGAAGACGAGGATGACGCGCTCGACTACGCGCGCACGCTGCTCAGCTTCCTGCCTGACAACAACATGGCAGAGATCCCCAGCTACGACGCCGCCTTCGAGTTCGAGACGACGGATGCCGACCGCGGCCTCAACACGATCATCCCGGACTCCCCGAACCAGCCGTACGACATGCACGAGGTCATCGCACGCGTCGTCGACGACGGCGACTTCCTCGAGGTGCAGCCGCTGTTCGCTCCGAACATCGTGATCGGCTTCGGTCGCGTCGAAGGACGCTCGGTCGGCATCATCGCCAACCAGCCCTCGCAGATGGCCGGGACGCTCAACATCGAGGCGGGCGAGAAGGCCAGCCGCTTCGTGCGCTTCTGCGATGCGTTCTCGATTCCGATCGTCACGCTCGTGGACGTGCCCGGCTACCTGCCCGGCACCGACCAGGAGTGGACCGGCGTCATCCGTCGTGGCGCGAAGCTGCTGTACGCCTACGCCGAGGCCACGGTGCCTCTGGTCACCGTCATCCTGCGCAAGGCCTACGGCGGCGCGTACATCGTGATGGGCTCCAAGCAGCTCGGCGCCGATGTGAACCTTGCCTGGCCGACCGCCGAGATCGCCGTCATGGGTGGTCAGGGCGCCGTGAACATCCTCTACCGCGGAGAGATCAAGCGGGCGGAGGAAGCCGGCGAGGATGTCGCGGCCGTGCGCACACGACTCGCGAACGAGTACACGTACAACGTCGCCTCCCCGTTCCTCGCCGCCGAACGCGGTGAGCTGGACGGCATCATCGAGCCCGCGAACACCCGCGTCGCGATCGCGAAGGCGTTGCGTTCACTGCGTGGGAAGCGTGCCGAGCTTCCGCCCAAGAAGCACGGGAACATCCCGCTGTGA
- a CDS encoding 5-(carboxyamino)imidazole ribonucleotide synthase: MALRIGVIGAGQLARMMIAPAVELGLDIRVLAEDEGMSAQLAATAVGDYRDVETVRRFAAEVDVVTFDHEHVPQEVLRALVADGIAVHPGPDALRFAQDKLEMRARLADLGVPQPDWARVESPEALQSFLDAHGGRGVVKTPRGGYDGKGVRVVDNAQDAAEWFDRLESGDALLVEELVPFVRELAQQVARRPSGESVVYPVVETVQRGGVCAEVLSPAPGASEKLIEVAARIGREIAEGLGVTGMLAVELFETDDERILVNELAMRPHNSGHWSQDGAITGQFEQHLRAVADLPLGDTSLRAPWAVMVNILGGPQNATMGERLDTVMQKHPSAKVHTYGKDPRPGRKVGHINVTGDDLDDAVYEARSAAACFE; encoded by the coding sequence ATGGCGTTGCGCATTGGCGTGATTGGTGCAGGGCAGCTTGCACGCATGATGATTGCCCCTGCGGTCGAGCTGGGGCTCGACATCCGTGTCCTCGCCGAAGACGAGGGGATGTCGGCGCAGCTCGCCGCCACCGCCGTCGGCGATTACCGCGACGTCGAGACGGTGCGTCGCTTCGCCGCCGAGGTCGACGTCGTCACCTTCGATCATGAGCACGTCCCGCAGGAGGTGCTGCGCGCACTCGTCGCCGACGGCATCGCCGTGCATCCCGGACCCGATGCGCTGCGATTCGCGCAGGACAAGCTCGAGATGCGCGCCCGGCTCGCCGACCTGGGGGTTCCGCAGCCCGACTGGGCGCGCGTCGAGAGCCCCGAAGCGCTGCAGAGCTTTCTCGACGCCCACGGCGGGCGCGGCGTCGTGAAGACCCCGCGTGGTGGATATGACGGCAAGGGTGTGCGTGTCGTCGACAACGCACAGGATGCCGCGGAGTGGTTCGATCGCCTGGAGTCCGGAGATGCCCTCCTCGTCGAAGAGCTTGTTCCCTTCGTGCGCGAGCTCGCTCAGCAGGTGGCCCGCCGCCCCTCCGGTGAGAGCGTCGTCTACCCGGTCGTCGAGACCGTGCAGCGCGGCGGTGTCTGTGCTGAGGTTCTCTCGCCGGCGCCCGGCGCAAGCGAGAAGCTCATCGAGGTCGCCGCACGCATCGGCCGGGAGATCGCCGAGGGGCTGGGCGTCACGGGCATGCTCGCGGTCGAGCTCTTCGAGACGGACGACGAGCGCATCCTCGTGAACGAGCTCGCCATGCGCCCGCACAACAGCGGGCACTGGAGCCAGGACGGTGCGATCACCGGACAGTTCGAACAGCACCTGCGCGCGGTCGCCGACCTCCCGCTCGGCGACACCTCGCTGCGCGCACCATGGGCAGTGATGGTCAACATCCTCGGCGGACCGCAGAACGCCACGATGGGGGAGCGTCTCGACACGGTCATGCAGAAGCATCCGTCCGCCAAGGTGCACACCTACGGCAAGGACCCCCGGCCCGGGCGCAAGGTCGGCCACATCAACGTGACCGGCGATGACCTCGATGACGCCGTCTACGAGGCGCGTTCCGCAGCCGCCTGCTTCGAGTGA
- a CDS encoding acyl-CoA carboxylase subunit epsilon produces MSHDAPQETPGDGDLVALQIVRGDATEEELAALIAVLSDAHAAETAAAVAEPARVSAWARTQRPLRTPLRRDIPWGRFSG; encoded by the coding sequence GTGAGTCACGACGCCCCTCAGGAGACTCCGGGCGACGGCGACCTCGTCGCCCTGCAGATCGTGCGCGGTGACGCCACAGAGGAAGAGCTCGCCGCCCTCATCGCCGTGCTGTCCGACGCGCACGCCGCCGAAACGGCAGCCGCCGTCGCGGAACCCGCTCGGGTCTCGGCGTGGGCGCGCACGCAGCGTCCGCTGCGCACGCCCCTGCGACGCGACATCCCCTGGGGGCGTTTCTCAGGCTGA
- a CDS encoding PH domain-containing protein, which yields MTQPVGLGGRPLMPPPGAPTEERLIARFHRNARHLFWSALVLIVVSGATAYFYDNLPAPFTNGMLLAAAGLIVLIAVVVPFLIWLSHSYSVTTRRIIAHNGIGARRSQEMSHARGYTITVRRGLFQRMWGAGTVTLTNGVDAPLRLVDISTVSLVHETLADQIEVGQILAHRNAQSATTTPGF from the coding sequence ATGACACAGCCCGTGGGACTCGGAGGGCGGCCCCTCATGCCGCCACCCGGCGCGCCCACGGAAGAGCGGCTCATCGCCCGATTCCACCGCAACGCCCGCCACCTGTTCTGGTCGGCGCTCGTGCTCATCGTCGTCAGCGGCGCCACGGCCTACTTCTATGACAATCTGCCTGCACCGTTCACCAACGGCATGCTGCTGGCGGCCGCCGGCCTCATCGTCCTGATCGCCGTCGTCGTGCCCTTTCTGATCTGGCTCTCGCACAGCTATTCCGTGACGACACGTCGGATCATCGCGCACAACGGCATCGGCGCTCGCCGCAGCCAGGAGATGTCCCACGCGCGGGGGTACACGATCACGGTGCGCCGCGGGTTGTTCCAGCGGATGTGGGGTGCAGGCACGGTCACCTTGACCAACGGCGTGGATGCGCCGCTGCGCCTGGTCGACATCTCGACCGTGTCGCTCGTGCACGAGACTCTCGCCGACCAGATCGAGGTCGGCCAGATCCTCGCGCACCGCAACGCGCAGTCCGCGACGACCACGCCCGGCTTCTGA
- a CDS encoding alpha-mannosidase, with product MHGSATLTAARVQRFIEERLNAAVYSDARALTLTATVLAGEPLPFAEATRHEFTPFATGTPWGAPWSTMWVRMTGTAPDLREGQRAELVIDLGFTEAQPGFQAEGTVYRPDGTIVKAVEPRNRAVPVHAAPGEALEYYLEAAANPDVAEGFRFRPTVLGDRATAGDAPQYTFRQADVAVREDAVWELLQDARVLLDLTTELDPSSSRHAEILHALDRMVDLMDPDDIVGTVGAGRAALHEVLTRPVAASAHRIHAVGNAHIDSAWLWPVRETQRKVARTFANVLALLDDYPDLTFAASSAQQFLWLKNAQPELFERVRDAVASGNIAPVGGMWVESDTNMPGGEALARQFVRGTRFFVEEFGVQPREVWLPDSFGYSAGLPQIARAAGARWMLTQKMSWNETNRMPHHTFLWEGHDGSRIFTHFPPVDTYSAEMSAAELARAERQHSEKAQSNSSLVPFGYGDGGGGPTREMLAAALRQRSLEGSPAVTLSSPARFFTQAETEYADPPQWQGEMYLEFHRGTYTSQARMKRGNRRSEHLLREAELWAVHATLQGAAYPYDELDAAWETVLLQQFHDILPGTSIAWVHQEAERRYDEVRDSLERIIAQALGVVAGTGTTKLVANAGPYTQYGAAGLGISAALVSTGGSATASRTANGFRLENDHLVVELDEAGLITSLVTRDGGRDAIAPGGRGNLLSVHRDTPTQWDAWDIDEHYRRSVDELRDAISVEVVAASDVCVVREWGATRITQTLRLEPGDHALQIETKVDWRERQKLLKLGFDFDVHADAATSEIQFGHVHRATHANTSWDAARFETVAHRWVHVAEPGYGVAVANDATYGHDISAVPRAGGGRATSVRLSLLRAPTYPDPAADQGEHVFRVSVRPGAQIADAVVEGYRLNVPARRIEGAAPVPRLLTLDHPAVVVEAVKLAEDRSGDVIVRLYEAWGGRADATLSTAFDFSEVRETDLHETTAPAIAITGSEGTLLQLSLRPFQLVTLRFVAPRLH from the coding sequence ATGCACGGCTCAGCCACTCTCACTGCAGCGCGAGTTCAGCGCTTCATCGAAGAGCGCCTGAACGCAGCGGTCTACTCAGATGCTCGCGCGCTCACGCTCACGGCGACGGTACTGGCGGGGGAGCCACTGCCGTTCGCGGAAGCGACGAGGCACGAGTTCACGCCGTTTGCAACGGGCACGCCGTGGGGCGCGCCGTGGAGCACCATGTGGGTACGGATGACGGGCACCGCGCCAGATCTGAGGGAGGGACAGCGCGCGGAGCTCGTCATCGATCTCGGCTTCACCGAGGCACAGCCGGGGTTCCAGGCGGAGGGGACCGTCTACCGGCCGGACGGCACGATCGTGAAGGCCGTCGAGCCCCGCAATCGTGCGGTGCCGGTGCACGCCGCGCCGGGGGAGGCGCTGGAGTATTACCTTGAGGCCGCCGCGAACCCTGATGTCGCTGAGGGGTTCCGCTTTCGTCCCACGGTTCTTGGCGATCGCGCGACCGCAGGAGACGCACCTCAGTACACGTTTCGGCAGGCCGACGTCGCCGTGCGAGAAGACGCGGTCTGGGAGCTGCTGCAGGACGCTCGGGTGCTGCTCGATCTCACGACGGAGCTCGATCCCTCGAGCTCGAGGCATGCTGAGATCCTCCACGCCCTCGACCGCATGGTCGACCTCATGGATCCCGACGACATCGTCGGCACAGTCGGTGCCGGACGCGCGGCGCTGCATGAGGTGCTCACGCGCCCGGTCGCGGCGTCCGCACATCGCATTCATGCGGTGGGGAACGCGCATATTGATTCGGCGTGGCTCTGGCCCGTGCGTGAGACTCAGCGCAAGGTCGCGAGAACGTTCGCGAACGTCCTCGCGCTGCTCGACGACTACCCCGATCTGACCTTCGCCGCGTCTTCCGCCCAGCAGTTCCTGTGGCTCAAGAACGCCCAGCCCGAACTGTTCGAACGCGTCCGTGACGCCGTCGCGAGCGGCAACATCGCACCCGTCGGCGGCATGTGGGTCGAGAGCGACACGAACATGCCGGGCGGAGAGGCGCTCGCCCGGCAGTTCGTGCGGGGCACGCGCTTCTTCGTGGAGGAGTTCGGGGTCCAGCCCCGTGAGGTATGGCTGCCGGACTCCTTCGGGTACTCGGCGGGTCTTCCGCAGATCGCTCGCGCGGCCGGTGCGCGGTGGATGCTCACGCAGAAGATGTCGTGGAACGAGACGAATCGAATGCCCCACCACACGTTCCTGTGGGAGGGACACGACGGCTCACGGATCTTCACGCACTTCCCGCCCGTCGACACCTACAGTGCCGAGATGTCCGCCGCCGAGCTGGCACGCGCCGAGCGGCAGCACAGTGAGAAGGCGCAGTCCAACTCGTCGCTCGTCCCGTTCGGGTACGGCGACGGTGGTGGCGGGCCCACGCGGGAGATGCTCGCAGCGGCGCTGCGGCAGCGTTCGCTGGAGGGGTCGCCTGCCGTGACTCTCTCAAGCCCCGCGCGCTTCTTCACCCAGGCGGAGACCGAGTACGCGGATCCGCCGCAGTGGCAGGGCGAGATGTACCTGGAGTTCCACCGAGGAACGTACACGTCCCAGGCGCGGATGAAGCGCGGCAATCGTCGAAGCGAGCATCTGCTGCGTGAGGCGGAGCTCTGGGCCGTGCACGCGACGCTGCAGGGGGCGGCGTACCCCTACGACGAACTCGACGCTGCGTGGGAGACCGTTCTCCTGCAGCAGTTCCACGACATCCTTCCGGGCACCTCGATCGCGTGGGTGCATCAGGAGGCAGAACGCCGCTACGACGAAGTGAGGGACTCGTTGGAGCGGATCATCGCGCAGGCACTGGGGGTCGTCGCCGGTACGGGGACGACAAAGCTTGTCGCGAATGCGGGTCCTTATACGCAGTACGGTGCCGCGGGGTTGGGGATCTCCGCGGCGCTCGTCAGCACCGGAGGATCCGCCACCGCGTCGCGGACGGCGAACGGGTTCCGACTCGAGAACGATCACCTCGTAGTCGAGCTCGATGAGGCGGGACTCATCACCTCGCTCGTCACCCGCGACGGCGGACGGGACGCGATCGCACCCGGGGGGCGGGGAAACCTCCTGTCGGTGCATCGCGACACCCCGACGCAGTGGGATGCCTGGGATATTGACGAGCACTATCGGCGCTCGGTCGACGAACTGAGGGACGCGATCTCGGTCGAGGTCGTGGCGGCATCTGACGTCTGCGTGGTGCGCGAGTGGGGGGCCACGCGCATCACGCAGACCCTGCGCCTGGAGCCGGGCGACCATGCTCTGCAGATCGAGACCAAGGTCGACTGGCGTGAGCGGCAGAAGCTGCTCAAACTCGGTTTCGACTTCGATGTGCACGCGGATGCGGCGACATCGGAGATCCAGTTCGGTCACGTGCATCGCGCGACCCATGCGAACACATCGTGGGATGCTGCTCGCTTCGAGACCGTGGCGCACCGGTGGGTGCATGTGGCGGAGCCGGGCTACGGCGTCGCGGTGGCGAACGATGCGACCTACGGACACGACATCTCGGCGGTGCCGCGTGCGGGCGGCGGGCGGGCGACGTCGGTGCGATTGTCGCTGCTGCGGGCGCCCACGTATCCGGATCCTGCGGCCGATCAGGGCGAGCACGTCTTCCGCGTGAGTGTGCGACCAGGAGCACAGATCGCCGACGCGGTCGTCGAGGGGTACCGACTGAACGTCCCGGCACGCCGCATCGAGGGTGCAGCCCCGGTGCCGAGGCTGCTCACGCTCGACCATCCTGCCGTCGTGGTCGAGGCCGTGAAGCTCGCAGAGGACCGCAGCGGGGATGTGATCGTGCGACTCTACGAAGCGTGGGGAGGGCGAGCGGATGCCACGCTCTCCACGGCCTTCGACTTCAGCGAGGTGCGCGAGACCGACCTGCACGAGACGACCGCGCCCGCCATCGCGATCACCGGCAGCGAGGGCACACTGCTGCAGCTGTCGCTGCGGCCGTTCCAGCTCGTGACTCTGCGATTCGTCGCGCCCCGGCTGCACTGA